From Scomber japonicus isolate fScoJap1 chromosome 22, fScoJap1.pri, whole genome shotgun sequence, one genomic window encodes:
- the LOC128383796 gene encoding uncharacterized protein LOC128383796 encodes MKTFTLITALSLCSISCLAVSVSEFYTVEVQPAQQVTLHCSNFSSLPSHIFWFKLADRSNSSCISSMMSSETDASLYDGFQNGKFNMTSNTTTLFLKITQVDLSDSGLYFCGFKSDGNPVIVSATYLKVQEVFDGIRTLLTVILVGVTVFLIIVIMALLVKIRKLHTAQNEGQNPQHSENLGSDDLNYAALSFHPKAKTRRRPASDRELETNVIYAATR; translated from the exons ATGAAGACTTTTACCTTGATAACAGCTTTAAGTCTCTGCAGCATTA GTTGTCTCGCTGTCTCTGTTTCTGAGTTTTACACTGTGGAGGTTCAGCCTGCTCAACAAGTCACACTGCACTGCTCCAACTTTTCCAGTCTTCCCAGTCACATCTTCTGGTTCAAACTGGCTGACAGATCCAACTCCAGCTGTATCTCCTCTATGATGAGCTCTGAGACAGATGCCTCATTATATGATGGATTTCAAAATGGCAAATTTAATATGACGTCCAACACCACCACCCTCTTTCTCAAGATTACACAAGTGGAtttatctgactctggactgtatTTCTGTGGATTTAAATCAGATGGGAATCCAGTTATTGTCAGTGCAACATATTTAAAGGTTCAAG AAGTGTTTGATGGAATAAGGACGCTGTTGACTGTGATCCTGGTTGGTGTGACTGTTTTTCTCATTATAGTCATCATGGCTCTGCTTGTCAAAATAAGGAAACTTCACACAG CTCAAAATGAGGGACAGAATCCACAACACAGTGAG AATCTGGGCTCTGATGACCTGAACTATGCAGCGCTGAGTTTCCATCCAAAAGCTAAAACTAGAAGAAGACCTGCATCAGACAGAGAGCTGGAGACAAATGTGATTTATGCTGCCACCAGATAG